A single window of Stigmatopora nigra isolate UIUO_SnigA chromosome 20, RoL_Snig_1.1, whole genome shotgun sequence DNA harbors:
- the tmem102 gene encoding transmembrane protein 102 gives MESLISAVSPRSSAPGKKFPEVDFRSGATLEQLSSQVSELVLLEQGGFGDQTALEVHTAKDLIFNMLGIVQKVDQRLPVANEYLLLSGGAREGVLDLNPEDLGNYAKGADFDLDFTLLVPALKLHDRNQPVTLDMRHSPPCHSWLSLRLCDSNILSRWSICCQEESGLPPEEDEDEGKGSIPSLDSPQGLDGCYFSPTLVTDWFWGAVSEAVEELRRSPQRGIPSPERLERNGPLATVILQAGSSRVLYDLLPVVSFRGWPAVAQGWLTANHFWDGKITEEEAISGFYLLPCCSPLAGRPDREWRLAFSRSEVQLKKCIPFPMAQAFQAAKAVLTRILARPRVGLSLYHLRTLLFWACDRLPAAFLSCPDPDTPGRLLLGLLDDLAHCILSKNCPNYFLPQCNMLEHLTDGQALLVARKLAHVRSDPSEHLRAALDQAQQAGQLKKELGGVANGSPGHHPGNGVLSPSDDKLAQRLQQLVTENPGKSISVFLNPDDVTRPHFRIDDKFY, from the exons ATGGAGTCCTTGATAAGTGCCGTGTCGCCTCGCTCGTCGGCGCCTGGCAAGAAATTCCCTGAAGTGGATTTCCGGTCAGGCGCCACGCTGGAACAACTGTCCAGCCAAGTGTCCGAGTTGGTCCTGCTGGAGCAGGGCGGCTTCGGGGACCAGACGGCCTTGGAGGTCCATACGGCCAAAGATTTAATTTTTAACATGTTAG GCATAGTCCAGAAGGTGGATCAACGTCTCCCAGTGGCCAACGAGTACTTGCTCCTATCCGGCGGAGCCCGAGAAGGCGTCTTGGACCTGAACCCAGAAGACTTGGGCAATTACGCCAAAGGTGCTGattttgatctggatttcaccCTACTGGTCCCTGCCCTCAAACTCCATGACCGCAACCAACCGGTCACCCTGGACATGAGGCACTCGCCCCCTTGCCATTCGTGGCTTAGCCTACGCCTATGCGACTCCAACATTCTATCCCGGTGGAGTATCTGCTGCCAGGAGGAAAGTGGACTTCCTCCcgaggaggacgaggacgaaG GAAAAGGCTCGATTCCATCGTTGGACTCCCCTCAAGGACTTGATGGGTGCTATTTCTCACCCACTCTGGTGACAGATTGGTTCTGGGGGGCCGTGAGCGAGGCGGTGGAGGAGTTGAGGCGAAGCCCCCAGAGAGGGATTCCCTCCCCTGAACGATTGGAGAGGAATGGGCCACTTGCTACTGTCATACTTCAG GCTGGATCCAGCCGAGTTTTATACGACCTCCTTCCCGTGGTATCATTCCGAGGATGGCCAGCCGTGGCTCAGGGTTGGCTAACAGCCAACCACTTCTGGGATGGCAAAATCACAGAAGAAGAAGCCATTTCGGGATTCTACCTACTTCCCTGCTGCTCACCACTCGCCGGTCGGCCTGACCGTGAATGGCGATTAGCCTTCTCCCGTAGCGAG GTTCAATTGAAGAAGTGTATCCCCTTCCCAATGGCGCAAGCCTTCCAGGCAGCTAAGGCGGTCCTAACCCGGATTCTAGCCCGCCCCCGTGTGGGTCTTAGCCTCTACCATCTACGTACTCTCCTCTTCTGGGCTTGTGACCGTCTCCCGGCTGCTTTCCTCTCTTGCCCCGACCCCGACACCCCCGGACGTCTTCTTCTAGGCCTGCTGGACGACTTGGCGCATTGCATCTTGAGTAAAAACTGCCCTAATTACTTCCTGCCTCAGTGCAACATGTTAGAGCATCTAACCGACGGTCAGGCTCTGCTAGTGGCCCGAAAACTAGCCCACGTGCGCTCCGACCCGAGTGAGCACCTGCGAGCCGCTCTGGATCAAGCCCAGCAGGCGGGTCAACTTAAGAAGGAGCTAGGGGGCGTGGCTAATGGTTCTCCAGGACATCACCCGGGTAATGGTGTCCTTTCGCCTTCTGATGATAAGTTGGCGCAACGCTTGCAACAACTGGTCACTGAAAACCCTGGGAAATCGATCTCGGTTTTCCTTAACCCGGATGACGTCACCCGGCCGCACTTCCGCATCGACGATAAGTTCTACTGA
- the LOC144213327 gene encoding tubulin polyglutamylase ttll6-like isoform X1: MTKASDVTLRLAGILPTTLRFARFFSAIWLENNVVGFEPASHANVSAFAVTRMFFWDSCPFTDDDDDDVPLCSCQGINLTSCRYDSVRRAAEKLGIKEAKAGEDWTLFWTDARPCEEKFKEMKPYQKINHLPSMTEICHKNSLATNWKHMLKFFPEDYNIFPRTWTFPIEYGLFKTYARDKDKCYICKPNAGSQGKGISIFTSWDKVQPEQDMICQEYIDKPLLIDGFKFDMRIYVLVTSCYPWRIYMYNEGLARFCTIKYEEPTDENVNNKYMHLTNFTINKDSETFVHDEKTGSKRKLSTLRKQLTSNYKNTEKIWSNIEDAIVKTLVLAHSRIQHGYTTLFSKHVVGSGCFQILGFDVLLDEQFRPWVLEVNHSPDFSTLLPLDCDVKDALLYDTLVLINLAPFDRCRMIKEEKRKVEERMKQNMRIEERLENEQQRRATMVEEMESYEDEHLGNFMRIYPSEGNEKYDKYLKVEDRLYKNKNNDYTA, encoded by the exons ATGACAAAGGCGAGTGATGTGACGCTGCGTTTAGCAGGAATTTTGCCTACAACCCTTCGTTTTGCTCGCTTTTTTTCCGCGATTTGGTTAGAAAATAACGTCGTGGGGTTCGAACCTGCATCACACGCAAATGTTTCTGCATTTGCCGTCACCAG gatgtttttttgggaCAGCTGCCCTTTCaccgatgacgatgacgacgacgttCCGCTTTGCAG TTGTCAGGGCATCAATCTCACCAGCTGCCGCTACGATAGCG tCCGTCGTGCTGCGGAGAAACTAGGCATAAAAGAAGCAAAGGCCGGGGAGGATTGGACGCTGTTTTGGACTGACGCCCGTCCTTGTGAAGAGAAATTTAAAGAAATGAAACCCTACCAG AAAATCAACCATTTGCCATCCATGACTGAAATCTGCCATAAAAATTCACTGGCCACCAACTGGAAGCACATGCTCAAGTTTTTCCCTGAAGACTACAACATTTTCCCCAGAACTTGGACTTTTCCCATTGA GTACGGCCTTTTCAAAACATACGCTAGAGACAAAGACAAATGCTACATTTGCAAACCCAACGCGGGAAGTCAAGGTAAAGGTATCTCCATTTTTACGTCGTGGGATAAAGTTCAACCGGAGCAGGATATGATCTGCCAGGAATACATCGATAAG CCTCTGCTAATCGACGGATTCAAGTTTGATATGCGGATATATGTGCTGGTGACTTCTTGTTACCCGTGGAGGATCTACATGTACAACGAGGGTCTCGCCCGGTTTTGCACCATCAAGTACGAAGAGCCCACTGATGAAAATGTG aataaCAAGTATATGCATTTAACCAACTTTACCATCAACAAGGACAGCGAGACGTTTGTCCATGATGAAAAGACGGGGAGCAAACG AAAGTTATCGACTCTAAGGAAGCAGTTGACATCCAACTACAAAAACACAGAGAAGATCTGGAGCAACATCGAAGACGCTATCGTAAAAACACTGGTTCTGGCTCACTCCCGTATCCAACATGGCTACACCACCCTCTTCTCCAAACACGTGGTGGGCAGCGGCTGCTTCCAGATTCTAGGCTTTGACGTGCTACTGGACGAGCAATTCAGGCCTTGGGTCCTCGAG GTGAATCACTCTCCAGATTTTTCCACCCTGCTTCCACTGGACTGCGATGTCAAGGATGCTTTGCTTTACGATACTTTGGTTCTCATCAACTTGGCGCCTTTTGACCGATGCCGGATGATCAAGGAGGAGAAGCGTAAGGTGGAGGAACGCATGAAACAAAACATGCGCATCGAAGAGAG GCTGGAAAATGAACAACAGCGCCGAGCCACCATGGTGGAGGAGATGGAGAGCTACGAAGACGAACACCTGGGCAACTTCATGAGGATCTACCCCAGCGAGGGAAACGAGAAATACGACAAGTACTTAAAAGTGGAGGACAGGCTctacaagaacaaaaacaacgaCTACACCGCTTAA
- the LOC144213327 gene encoding tubulin polyglutamylase ttll6-like isoform X2 — protein MFFWDSCPFTDDDDDDVPLCSCQGINLTSCRYDSVRRAAEKLGIKEAKAGEDWTLFWTDARPCEEKFKEMKPYQKINHLPSMTEICHKNSLATNWKHMLKFFPEDYNIFPRTWTFPIEYGLFKTYARDKDKCYICKPNAGSQGKGISIFTSWDKVQPEQDMICQEYIDKPLLIDGFKFDMRIYVLVTSCYPWRIYMYNEGLARFCTIKYEEPTDENVNNKYMHLTNFTINKDSETFVHDEKTGSKRKLSTLRKQLTSNYKNTEKIWSNIEDAIVKTLVLAHSRIQHGYTTLFSKHVVGSGCFQILGFDVLLDEQFRPWVLEVNHSPDFSTLLPLDCDVKDALLYDTLVLINLAPFDRCRMIKEEKRKVEERMKQNMRIEERLENEQQRRATMVEEMESYEDEHLGNFMRIYPSEGNEKYDKYLKVEDRLYKNKNNDYTA, from the exons atgtttttttgggaCAGCTGCCCTTTCaccgatgacgatgacgacgacgttCCGCTTTGCAG TTGTCAGGGCATCAATCTCACCAGCTGCCGCTACGATAGCG tCCGTCGTGCTGCGGAGAAACTAGGCATAAAAGAAGCAAAGGCCGGGGAGGATTGGACGCTGTTTTGGACTGACGCCCGTCCTTGTGAAGAGAAATTTAAAGAAATGAAACCCTACCAG AAAATCAACCATTTGCCATCCATGACTGAAATCTGCCATAAAAATTCACTGGCCACCAACTGGAAGCACATGCTCAAGTTTTTCCCTGAAGACTACAACATTTTCCCCAGAACTTGGACTTTTCCCATTGA GTACGGCCTTTTCAAAACATACGCTAGAGACAAAGACAAATGCTACATTTGCAAACCCAACGCGGGAAGTCAAGGTAAAGGTATCTCCATTTTTACGTCGTGGGATAAAGTTCAACCGGAGCAGGATATGATCTGCCAGGAATACATCGATAAG CCTCTGCTAATCGACGGATTCAAGTTTGATATGCGGATATATGTGCTGGTGACTTCTTGTTACCCGTGGAGGATCTACATGTACAACGAGGGTCTCGCCCGGTTTTGCACCATCAAGTACGAAGAGCCCACTGATGAAAATGTG aataaCAAGTATATGCATTTAACCAACTTTACCATCAACAAGGACAGCGAGACGTTTGTCCATGATGAAAAGACGGGGAGCAAACG AAAGTTATCGACTCTAAGGAAGCAGTTGACATCCAACTACAAAAACACAGAGAAGATCTGGAGCAACATCGAAGACGCTATCGTAAAAACACTGGTTCTGGCTCACTCCCGTATCCAACATGGCTACACCACCCTCTTCTCCAAACACGTGGTGGGCAGCGGCTGCTTCCAGATTCTAGGCTTTGACGTGCTACTGGACGAGCAATTCAGGCCTTGGGTCCTCGAG GTGAATCACTCTCCAGATTTTTCCACCCTGCTTCCACTGGACTGCGATGTCAAGGATGCTTTGCTTTACGATACTTTGGTTCTCATCAACTTGGCGCCTTTTGACCGATGCCGGATGATCAAGGAGGAGAAGCGTAAGGTGGAGGAACGCATGAAACAAAACATGCGCATCGAAGAGAG GCTGGAAAATGAACAACAGCGCCGAGCCACCATGGTGGAGGAGATGGAGAGCTACGAAGACGAACACCTGGGCAACTTCATGAGGATCTACCCCAGCGAGGGAAACGAGAAATACGACAAGTACTTAAAAGTGGAGGACAGGCTctacaagaacaaaaacaacgaCTACACCGCTTAA